A window of Thermosynechococcus sp. NK55a contains these coding sequences:
- a CDS encoding DUF4079 domain-containing protein has protein sequence MIEIPAPLKPVITFAHPVLMWILFALTLYAMYLGIQTRRLRTLSGEEKKALIQAKVNVKHHQVGAILLALMVMGTIGGMAVTYINNGKLFVGPHLIVGLAMTALVAISASLTPFMQKGSEVARALHMTLNLFLVVLFGWQAVTGLQIVQRILNAS, from the coding sequence ATGATTGAGATTCCTGCGCCTCTTAAGCCGGTGATCACCTTTGCCCACCCGGTACTGATGTGGATTCTTTTTGCGCTCACGCTCTACGCCATGTATTTAGGGATTCAAACCCGTCGCCTGCGCACCCTCAGCGGTGAGGAAAAGAAAGCCCTGATCCAAGCCAAGGTGAATGTCAAGCACCACCAAGTGGGTGCCATCCTATTGGCCTTGATGGTCATGGGGACGATTGGCGGGATGGCGGTCACCTACATCAATAATGGCAAGCTCTTTGTCGGGCCGCACTTGATTGTGGGGCTAGCAATGACAGCATTGGTTGCGATTTCTGCGAGCTTAACCCCTTTTATGCAAAAGGGCAGTGAGGTGGCTCGTGCCTTGCACATGACCCTAAATCTGTTTTTGGTGGTCCTTTTTGGTTGGCAAGCGGTGACGGGTCTGCAAATTGTGCAGCGCATTCTCAATGCCAGCTAG
- a CDS encoding glucokinase — MTVVLGADVGGTKTLVELWEVVGSDGQLLHRAKYTSRDFPDLTALLQTFLKESPAHPQRVCLGIPGPVIDQVAQVTNLGWRVSAAELETALQIPCVTLLNDFAAVAYGALVLPPTDFVVLQERPRRPQAPIALLGAGTGLGEALLIWQGDRYQVMPLEGGHTDFPPRNEQEMGLLRYLWQTYERVSVERVVSGPGLVAIYDYLKSVNFAAESPVVAAAMARGEERAAVVSQYGLQGDPLCAEALRMFVDAYGAEAGNLALKSLPLGGVLIAGGIAPKILAKMADGTFLQGFVNKGRFRPLMEQLYVAVIINPEVGLRGAVHLAAQGV, encoded by the coding sequence ATGACCGTTGTGCTCGGCGCCGATGTTGGCGGCACAAAAACCCTTGTGGAGTTATGGGAGGTGGTGGGCAGTGATGGGCAGTTGCTCCACAGGGCGAAATACACTAGCCGCGATTTCCCTGACTTGACAGCCCTTTTGCAAACCTTTCTCAAGGAGAGTCCTGCCCATCCCCAGCGGGTTTGTCTGGGGATTCCAGGCCCAGTAATTGATCAAGTGGCTCAGGTGACCAATTTGGGCTGGCGGGTCAGTGCTGCCGAGTTAGAGACGGCATTGCAGATTCCTTGCGTGACGCTGCTGAATGATTTTGCAGCCGTGGCCTATGGGGCATTGGTACTGCCGCCGACGGATTTTGTTGTCCTTCAGGAGCGGCCGCGGCGTCCCCAAGCGCCTATTGCCCTATTGGGAGCTGGTACTGGCTTGGGGGAAGCACTGCTCATTTGGCAGGGCGATCGCTACCAAGTCATGCCCCTTGAGGGCGGTCACACCGACTTTCCACCGCGCAATGAACAGGAAATGGGCCTATTGCGCTATCTCTGGCAAACCTATGAGCGGGTCTCCGTAGAGCGGGTGGTCTCTGGCCCAGGACTGGTAGCCATTTACGACTATCTCAAGAGTGTCAACTTTGCTGCCGAGTCACCAGTGGTCGCAGCAGCAATGGCAAGAGGAGAGGAGCGCGCCGCCGTGGTGAGTCAATACGGCCTGCAGGGGGATCCCCTGTGTGCGGAAGCCTTGCGGATGTTTGTGGATGCCTATGGGGCAGAGGCGGGCAACCTTGCCCTCAAAAGTTTACCCCTAGGCGGAGTACTCATTGCTGGGGGGATTGCCCCCAAAATTCTGGCAAAAATGGCCGATGGCACCTTTCTCCAAGGGTTTGTGAATAAGGGACGGTTTCGCCCCCTGATGGAGCAGTTGTACGTTGCTGTGATCATCAATCCTGAGGTGGGATTACGGGGCGCAGTACATTTAGCTGCTCAGGGGGTCTAG
- a CDS encoding helix-turn-helix domain-containing protein, producing the protein MPHLSDQQAEKVAEIGAFLHDKRLELGLSLEELAAKTLVRQSILAAIENGSLEELPEPVYIQGFIRRFADALGLDGKTIAANFPTATDPVERSDKPSVRNGGLGWQLRPIHLYLTYFALVAAAVAGLAYLFRPQAQSITDLPPAPTPTLSPSPTPTPTAAATPTPSATTPEMVKVKLSLSDVSWLEVEADGQVVYAGILKSGTERSWEAKERLIVRAGNAGAVKVSVNNGPSQPMGGLGEVTEKEFLASQATSETTTTSTAPERAVSN; encoded by the coding sequence ATGCCTCACCTCAGTGATCAACAGGCAGAAAAAGTGGCAGAAATTGGTGCCTTCCTCCACGACAAGCGACTCGAACTGGGTCTGAGCCTTGAGGAGTTGGCGGCCAAAACGTTGGTGCGCCAGTCAATTCTTGCAGCCATTGAAAATGGCAGTCTCGAGGAGTTGCCCGAACCCGTCTATATTCAAGGATTTATTCGCCGCTTTGCCGATGCCCTTGGTCTTGACGGCAAAACTATTGCCGCCAACTTTCCAACGGCCACTGACCCTGTGGAGCGCTCTGATAAGCCCAGTGTTCGCAACGGCGGACTCGGTTGGCAGCTGCGCCCAATCCACCTTTACCTGACGTACTTTGCCCTTGTGGCAGCAGCAGTGGCTGGGTTAGCCTATCTCTTTCGTCCTCAAGCCCAAAGCATTACTGATCTACCCCCCGCACCTACACCTACCCTGTCCCCAAGCCCCACACCTACCCCCACAGCAGCGGCAACGCCGACGCCCAGTGCCACTACCCCTGAAATGGTTAAGGTCAAGTTGTCCCTCTCCGATGTCTCATGGCTAGAGGTGGAAGCCGATGGTCAAGTCGTCTATGCCGGTATTTTGAAGTCGGGAACAGAGCGCAGTTGGGAAGCCAAGGAACGTTTAATCGTCCGTGCGGGCAATGCTGGTGCTGTCAAGGTGAGTGTCAATAATGGCCCATCCCAGCCCATGGGAGGGCTCGGAGAAGTTACAGAAAAAGAATTTCTTGCTAGTCAGGCCACTTCCGAGACCACTACCACGTCAACAGCACCTGAGCGTGCCGTCTCAAACTAG
- a CDS encoding 5-(carboxyamino)imidazole ribonucleotide synthase yields the protein MDKITRVGVIGGGQLAWMLALAAKEMGLSLWVQTPAATDPAVAVADGVCYGAITDGATTARLAEHVDVITFENEFVDLEELQHFEQRGVCFYPRLATLAPLLNKYQQRCFLQALGIPVPEFAYLGDRPPSLPCVIKACRHGYDGQGTFVITDQQAWQQFQQHWPEIPPQGFLVEAFVPYVKELAIMAARSPQGEIALYPVVETQQVAAICRWVMAPAPIPPQVSEQIQQIARQILTALDGVGIFGLEFFLTATGEVLVNEIAPRTHNSGHYTIDACVTSQFQQHLRAISGQPLGSPDMRVTAAVMVNLLGLAEPQVDYGAKCEALAALPHAHLHWYGKSQTYAGRKLGHITVLLEDPGAAMPIIEQIEDIWYSTPVVV from the coding sequence GTGGATAAAATAACGCGGGTTGGTGTCATTGGTGGGGGCCAGTTGGCTTGGATGCTGGCACTGGCGGCCAAGGAGATGGGACTTTCCCTATGGGTACAAACGCCTGCAGCAACGGATCCCGCCGTTGCGGTTGCCGATGGCGTGTGCTATGGGGCAATCACCGATGGGGCGACCACAGCCCGACTGGCTGAGCACGTTGATGTGATTACCTTTGAGAATGAGTTTGTTGATCTGGAGGAACTCCAGCACTTTGAGCAGCGGGGGGTTTGTTTTTATCCCCGCTTGGCCACTTTAGCTCCTCTCCTGAACAAATACCAGCAGCGGTGCTTTTTACAGGCCCTGGGGATTCCTGTACCAGAGTTCGCCTATTTGGGCGATCGCCCCCCCAGCCTTCCCTGTGTGATTAAAGCCTGTCGCCATGGCTACGACGGCCAAGGGACGTTTGTCATTACCGATCAGCAGGCCTGGCAGCAGTTTCAGCAACACTGGCCAGAAATTCCACCCCAAGGGTTTTTGGTGGAAGCCTTTGTGCCCTATGTCAAAGAACTGGCGATCATGGCAGCGCGATCGCCCCAAGGGGAGATTGCCCTTTATCCGGTGGTGGAAACGCAGCAGGTGGCTGCCATCTGTCGCTGGGTGATGGCTCCTGCCCCCATTCCCCCCCAAGTCAGTGAGCAAATTCAGCAGATCGCCCGCCAAATCCTGACGGCGCTTGATGGCGTGGGTATCTTTGGCCTTGAGTTTTTCCTCACAGCCACGGGGGAAGTACTGGTGAATGAAATTGCCCCCCGCACCCACAATTCCGGACACTACACCATTGATGCCTGTGTCACGAGTCAATTTCAGCAGCACTTGCGCGCCATTAGTGGCCAGCCCTTGGGCAGTCCTGACATGCGGGTAACCGCCGCCGTCATGGTCAATCTCCTGGGCTTAGCCGAACCGCAGGTTGACTATGGGGCAAAATGTGAGGCCTTGGCGGCTCTCCCCCACGCGCACCTTCACTGGTATGGTAAAAGTCAAACCTATGCGGGTCGCAAGTTGGGGCATATCACAGTTCTTTTGGAAGACCCAGGGGCAGCAATGCCAATCATCGAGCAAATCGAAGACATCTGGTATAGTACGCCTGTTGTTGTGTGA
- the purC gene encoding phosphoribosylaminoimidazolesuccinocarboxamide synthase yields MTQFSPLYEGKAKVIYATADPDILLAEFKDDATAFNAQKRGSIQNKGVMNCTIASHLFQYLAAQGITNHFIAQVAPNKMHIRRLEMIPLEVVVRNQAAGSLCRQTGLPLGLQLNPPLVEFYLKNDDLGDPLLTPDRLRLLQVATAEEVTQIRQMALAVNTYLSHFFAECGITLVDFKLEFGRRPTGEILLADEISPDSCRLWNRDESDPEKRILDKDRFRQDLGAIEDAYALVMQRVLAHSVS; encoded by the coding sequence ATGACTCAGTTTTCTCCCTTGTACGAAGGCAAGGCAAAGGTTATTTATGCCACAGCAGATCCAGACATCTTGCTGGCGGAGTTCAAGGATGATGCCACTGCCTTTAATGCTCAGAAGCGTGGCTCAATCCAAAACAAGGGAGTGATGAACTGCACGATCGCCAGCCATTTGTTTCAGTATTTGGCGGCTCAGGGCATCACCAACCATTTTATTGCCCAAGTCGCGCCAAACAAGATGCACATTCGGCGGCTAGAGATGATTCCTCTTGAGGTAGTGGTGCGCAACCAGGCGGCGGGAAGCCTCTGTCGGCAGACGGGATTGCCTTTGGGATTACAACTCAATCCCCCATTGGTGGAGTTTTACCTCAAAAATGACGATCTCGGCGACCCACTGCTGACCCCAGATCGCCTGCGTTTATTACAGGTTGCAACGGCTGAGGAGGTCACCCAGATCCGGCAAATGGCCTTGGCAGTCAATACCTATCTCAGTCACTTTTTTGCCGAGTGTGGCATTACCCTAGTGGACTTTAAGCTAGAGTTTGGCCGCCGTCCGACGGGTGAGATTCTCTTGGCGGATGAAATTAGTCCCGACAGTTGCCGCCTCTGGAATCGGGATGAAAGCGATCCTGAGAAGCGTATTCTTGACAAAGATCGTTTTCGTCAAGATTTGGGGGCCATTGAAGATGCCTATGCCCTCGTGATGCAGCGCGTGTTAGCCCATAGCGTGAGTTAG
- a CDS encoding single-stranded DNA-binding protein: MSLNLVHLVGHVGGDPEVRYFESGSVKCRLTLAVNRPTKDDQPDWFNLEIWGKTAQVAADYVRKGTLLGIKGSLKFDRWQDRNTGADRSSPVILVERMDILSSKRDSDPSAVPAGYVPEI; the protein is encoded by the coding sequence ATGAGTCTAAACCTGGTTCATCTAGTGGGTCATGTGGGTGGTGATCCGGAGGTGCGCTATTTTGAGTCGGGGAGCGTGAAGTGTCGGCTGACGTTGGCAGTGAATCGCCCCACCAAGGATGATCAACCCGATTGGTTTAACTTGGAAATTTGGGGCAAAACGGCTCAGGTGGCTGCTGACTATGTGCGCAAAGGCACGCTCCTGGGCATTAAGGGCAGTCTGAAGTTCGATCGCTGGCAAGACCGCAACACGGGTGCCGATCGCTCCTCACCGGTGATTTTGGTTGAGCGCATGGACATCCTCAGTTCCAAGCGGGACAGCGACCCCAGTGCTGTGCCAGCCGGCTACGTTCCAGAAATCTAG
- a CDS encoding ABC transporter permease: MLKSIGQGLGNETSRLILRRLGEALITLLLASALSFAIMQLAPGNYLDNLKADPQISLERLQELEQQFGLDKSPVEQYFRWLWQIIRYGNFGTSFVYQRSVASLLWERVPATLLLSLSSILLTWGLAIPLGIWAAVTQDRWSDRLLRVVSYIGQGFPSFITALLLLFLAQSTPLFPVGGMTSLFYDDLPWWGKILDIGWHLILPSVALTLTSFAGLQRLMRGNLLDVLRQNYIQTARAKGLPESRVIYVHALRNAVNPLITLLGFEFANLLSGAFIAEFFFNWPGLGRLILQAVTAQDIYVVMASLMMGAVMLIVGNLLADLLLKWADPRIRQ; the protein is encoded by the coding sequence ATGCTCAAATCCATTGGCCAAGGCCTTGGGAATGAAACGAGCCGCCTGATTTTGCGGCGCCTGGGGGAGGCCCTGATCACGCTGCTATTGGCCTCGGCGTTGAGCTTTGCGATTATGCAACTGGCACCGGGGAACTATCTCGACAATCTCAAGGCAGATCCGCAGATTTCTTTGGAACGTTTGCAGGAGCTGGAGCAGCAATTTGGTCTCGACAAGTCACCTGTAGAGCAATACTTTCGCTGGCTGTGGCAGATTATTCGCTACGGCAACTTTGGGACAAGTTTTGTTTATCAGCGATCGGTGGCCTCCCTATTGTGGGAGCGAGTACCCGCCACCCTCCTGCTCTCCTTAAGTTCGATTCTGCTGACCTGGGGCTTAGCCATTCCCTTAGGAATTTGGGCAGCGGTAACCCAGGATCGTTGGAGCGATCGCCTGCTGCGGGTCGTGAGCTACATTGGCCAAGGGTTTCCTAGCTTCATTACCGCCCTCTTGCTGCTCTTTCTTGCCCAAAGTACCCCCTTGTTTCCAGTGGGGGGGATGACCAGCCTGTTTTACGATGATCTTCCCTGGTGGGGCAAAATCCTTGACATTGGCTGGCACCTCATTTTGCCGAGTGTGGCGCTCACCCTCACGAGCTTTGCCGGCCTGCAGCGACTCATGCGGGGAAATTTACTGGATGTGCTGCGCCAAAACTACATCCAAACCGCCCGCGCCAAGGGACTGCCAGAATCACGGGTAATTTATGTCCATGCCCTGCGCAATGCCGTGAACCCCCTGATCACGCTCTTGGGGTTTGAATTTGCCAACCTCCTCAGTGGTGCCTTTATTGCCGAGTTTTTCTTTAACTGGCCGGGTCTTGGTCGCCTGATTTTACAAGCAGTGACGGCTCAAGATATTTATGTGGTCATGGCCAGTCTGATGATGGGGGCAGTGATGCTGATTGTCGGCAACCTACTTGCAGATTTACTCCTCAAGTGGGCTGACCCACGGATTAGGCAGTAG
- a CDS encoding DUF2103 domain-containing protein has product MAATTGRVVLNHSTHIEGLIPVLEKLAKVAGIRTLTPGVIAPVKGKSPHLHLRVSVPIKGGFKVIARRGKTVQEVFVVTQLSEAELKAAIDAVLASK; this is encoded by the coding sequence ATGGCAGCAACAACGGGTCGGGTTGTCCTCAATCACTCTACGCACATTGAAGGCTTGATTCCCGTCTTGGAAAAATTAGCCAAAGTGGCGGGGATTAGGACACTGACCCCCGGTGTCATTGCCCCTGTCAAAGGTAAATCCCCCCATCTGCATCTACGGGTTTCGGTGCCCATCAAAGGCGGGTTTAAGGTGATTGCCCGCCGCGGCAAAACCGTGCAGGAAGTCTTTGTTGTCACCCAGCTCAGTGAAGCTGAATTGAAAGCAGCCATTGATGCTGTGCTGGCCTCTAAATAA
- a CDS encoding transglycosylase domain-containing protein has translation MPNPARDLWQSVTQTVTQAVQTVHSRFDWQQVSLRENARTPELWVEYRGQRQVFPLVGDRYILGRSQSRADIVIDAEIVSGTHARLKRLTPTGVFQIQDLDSTNGVYRKRQRLQTSELHHGDVVTLGPPEVKGAVTLRFHNPPPPWVRVLTYSIWGAIGISGLVMGLLAAEASKVAVRPLPPLEQGPIILLDRQGELINPVEDHPHRELKALNDFSPYLVHGVLASEDVRYYWHFGVDPIGMARAIVTNLLTRQTREGASTLCQQLARTLFRSQVGTEDSLGRKWREMAVALKLEFFYSKDDLLLAYLNRVYLGMGNRGFEDAAQFYFDKPAKDLTLNEAATLVGILPAPNRFNPVRDYDAAVDYRNRVILRMVQQGYISKEEGDRARRSRIEISPKAQKFFSAQRFPYYTDHVYQELAQLLGDELAQEGNLIVETGLDPRWQELAETSLRNFIRTTGSAYGVQQGALITLQPSSGLIRALVGGVDYQKSQFNRATLALRQPGSTFKVFVYAEALIKGHTAGETFSCAPVFWQGQQFEGCRGGGGTMDLATGLALSENPIALRLAQAVGLEAIIRLARAMGITTPLQAVPGLVLGQSEVTLLEMSGAFAVLANGGQRIPPHAILTVRDGGDCRQRNDWQTCRLIYAAKEETPQRVLDLAIANEMTTLLSAVVSRGTGRAAAIGRPVAGKTGTTNDGRDLWFIGYVPTADILTGIWLGNDDNSPTQGSSGLAAALWGEYMGRAPD, from the coding sequence ATGCCTAATCCTGCTCGAGATCTTTGGCAGTCGGTGACCCAAACCGTCACGCAAGCGGTGCAGACGGTTCACTCTCGCTTTGATTGGCAACAGGTCTCCCTGCGGGAAAATGCCCGCACCCCTGAACTATGGGTGGAGTACCGCGGTCAACGGCAAGTCTTTCCCTTAGTTGGCGATCGCTACATTCTTGGCCGCAGTCAGAGTCGCGCTGACATTGTGATTGACGCAGAGATTGTCAGCGGTACCCATGCCCGCCTAAAACGGCTCACTCCCACAGGCGTCTTTCAAATCCAAGACCTAGATTCCACCAATGGCGTCTATCGCAAACGGCAGCGCCTACAAACCAGTGAATTGCACCACGGCGATGTCGTTACCTTAGGCCCCCCAGAAGTCAAAGGCGCCGTTACCCTCCGCTTCCACAATCCACCCCCCCCTTGGGTTCGTGTTCTCACCTACAGCATTTGGGGGGCGATCGGCATCAGTGGCCTTGTAATGGGATTACTTGCTGCCGAAGCGAGCAAAGTGGCGGTGCGTCCCCTGCCCCCCCTTGAGCAAGGCCCGATTATTCTCCTCGATCGCCAAGGGGAACTGATCAATCCAGTGGAAGATCACCCCCACCGTGAACTTAAAGCTCTCAATGATTTTTCCCCCTACTTGGTTCATGGGGTTCTGGCCTCTGAGGATGTTCGCTACTATTGGCACTTTGGGGTAGATCCCATAGGCATGGCGCGGGCAATTGTCACCAATCTACTCACGCGCCAAACCCGCGAAGGGGCCAGTACTCTCTGCCAGCAACTAGCACGGACCCTTTTTCGCTCCCAAGTCGGTACGGAGGACAGTTTAGGCCGCAAATGGCGAGAAATGGCGGTTGCGCTGAAGTTGGAATTTTTCTACAGCAAAGATGATTTGCTTTTGGCCTACCTCAACCGTGTCTATTTGGGCATGGGAAATCGTGGCTTTGAGGATGCGGCTCAATTCTACTTTGATAAGCCCGCCAAAGACCTGACGCTGAATGAGGCGGCTACGCTGGTGGGGATTCTGCCTGCCCCCAACCGTTTTAATCCTGTGCGCGACTACGATGCGGCGGTAGATTACCGCAATCGGGTCATTTTGCGCATGGTGCAGCAGGGCTACATCAGCAAAGAAGAGGGCGATCGCGCCCGGCGCTCCCGGATTGAAATTAGCCCCAAGGCGCAGAAATTCTTCAGTGCCCAACGCTTTCCCTACTACACGGACCATGTCTATCAGGAGCTTGCCCAACTCCTTGGGGATGAACTGGCTCAAGAGGGCAACCTGATTGTCGAAACTGGCCTAGACCCCCGCTGGCAAGAACTGGCCGAAACCAGTCTGCGCAATTTCATCCGTACCACAGGCAGCGCCTATGGGGTGCAGCAAGGGGCCTTAATCACCCTCCAGCCCAGCAGTGGTCTCATTCGTGCCCTTGTGGGGGGTGTGGACTACCAAAAAAGCCAGTTTAATCGTGCCACCCTTGCTCTACGCCAGCCCGGTTCGACCTTCAAGGTGTTTGTCTATGCCGAAGCACTCATAAAAGGACACACAGCCGGCGAAACCTTTTCCTGTGCACCCGTTTTCTGGCAGGGACAACAATTCGAGGGGTGTCGTGGCGGTGGTGGCACTATGGATCTGGCCACGGGTTTGGCGCTTTCTGAAAATCCCATTGCCTTACGCCTTGCCCAAGCCGTTGGTTTAGAAGCCATTATCCGCTTGGCCAGAGCGATGGGAATTACGACACCACTGCAAGCTGTGCCCGGCCTTGTCCTTGGTCAAAGTGAGGTAACCCTTCTGGAAATGAGTGGGGCCTTTGCCGTGCTCGCCAATGGGGGGCAGCGGATTCCGCCCCATGCCATTCTCACGGTTCGCGATGGCGGCGATTGCCGCCAACGCAATGACTGGCAAACCTGTCGCCTCATTTATGCGGCCAAGGAGGAAACGCCCCAACGAGTCCTGGATCTCGCGATCGCTAACGAAATGACCACCCTCTTGAGTGCGGTTGTCAGTCGCGGCACTGGGCGTGCGGCCGCCATTGGTCGCCCTGTTGCTGGCAAAACCGGCACGACAAATGATGGCCGCGATCTCTGGTTTATTGGTTACGTGCCCACCGCCGATATCCTCACTGGTATTTGGCTCGGCAATGATGACAATAGCCCTACCCAAGGCAGTAGTGGGCTGGCGGCTGCCCTTTGGGGTGAGTATATGGGACGTGCCCCAGATTAG
- a CDS encoding DUF1517 domain-containing protein: MMKTFWQRLKSIAAIVAVGVLIAHLVLDSGTAWAARSGGRVGGGSFSRPAPTRSYRAPRSDYGYAQPVPVYGGGFGFPFLIPFFGFGGGFGGLFTIIMIGVLANIFISTFRNFRNSGDDSEIYQDNPVVSLHTLHVGLLAQARELQEELNQLALTADTQSPEGLTKVLQEATLALLRHPQYWVYAHTSSQETKLLQAETAFNQLALAERSKLSAETLSNYRREIKQTAIAPVVSNDVGEYIVVTLVVAATGRLKLPAVSNDLELRQALQQLGGIGSDRLLAVEVLWQPQAIGDTLTADELLVAYPQLQHL, encoded by the coding sequence ATGATGAAAACTTTTTGGCAACGTCTCAAATCTATTGCAGCAATTGTGGCAGTGGGGGTATTAATTGCCCATCTTGTCCTTGACAGTGGTACTGCATGGGCAGCCCGCAGTGGTGGACGTGTCGGAGGTGGCTCCTTTAGTCGTCCGGCGCCCACCCGTTCCTACCGTGCCCCCCGCAGTGACTACGGGTATGCTCAGCCCGTTCCAGTCTATGGCGGTGGTTTTGGCTTTCCCTTCTTGATTCCCTTTTTTGGTTTTGGCGGTGGTTTTGGCGGCCTATTCACGATCATCATGATCGGTGTGCTTGCCAATATTTTTATCTCCACCTTCCGCAACTTCCGCAACAGTGGCGATGACTCAGAAATCTACCAAGACAACCCCGTCGTCTCACTGCATACGCTGCACGTGGGACTTCTCGCCCAAGCTCGCGAACTCCAAGAAGAACTGAACCAACTGGCGCTCACCGCCGATACCCAAAGTCCCGAAGGTCTGACCAAAGTGCTTCAAGAGGCCACCCTTGCCCTGCTGCGCCATCCCCAATACTGGGTCTATGCCCACACCAGCAGCCAAGAAACGAAACTACTGCAAGCGGAAACAGCCTTTAACCAACTGGCGCTTGCGGAGCGCAGCAAACTCAGTGCTGAAACTCTTTCCAACTACCGCCGTGAGATTAAGCAGACAGCGATCGCCCCTGTGGTGAGCAATGATGTGGGGGAATACATTGTCGTGACCTTGGTAGTGGCTGCCACTGGACGCTTGAAATTGCCCGCAGTCAGTAATGACCTAGAACTGCGGCAAGCACTGCAACAGTTGGGCGGCATTGGTAGCGATCGCCTACTGGCCGTTGAAGTTCTGTGGCAACCCCAAGCCATTGGCGATACCCTTACTGCCGATGAACTGCTAGTGGCCTATCCACAACTGCAGCACCTCTAA
- a CDS encoding ABC transporter ATP-binding protein, with translation MTTLSLMPMLKTAVQVAHLHKSFERFPAIRDLSLSVQEGEILGLLGPSGCGKTTLLRLIAGLDTPDAGEIRVGDRCVVGANVFIPPEQRSLGMVFQDFALFPHLTVAENIAFGLQQQRLSKPQIQERVAAVLALVHLEGMQKRYPHELSGGQQQRVALARAIAPQPAVILLDEPLSNLDAQVRLQLREELRRILKGTGTTAIFVTHDREEALSLADRLAVMRQGKIEQVGTPEDIYRCPASRFVAGFITQANFLPAYAEGAQVRTDVGTFPLLAALAKGEGEVMIREEDLQLQPDPEASSCFVIRDRQFLGREYRYCIQLPSGQELHARQPLAVDIPIGTAVNVAAEAVRFFPKEN, from the coding sequence ATGACTACACTTTCCCTGATGCCAATGTTGAAAACGGCTGTCCAGGTTGCCCATTTACACAAGTCTTTTGAGCGTTTTCCGGCAATTCGCGATCTCAGCCTCTCTGTCCAGGAGGGGGAAATTCTGGGCCTATTGGGGCCCTCGGGTTGTGGCAAGACAACGTTACTGCGCTTAATTGCCGGTCTGGATACGCCAGATGCTGGGGAAATTAGGGTGGGCGATCGCTGTGTCGTAGGGGCAAATGTGTTTATACCGCCAGAACAGCGGTCCTTGGGCATGGTTTTTCAGGATTTTGCCCTGTTTCCCCATCTAACGGTGGCTGAGAATATTGCCTTTGGTTTGCAACAACAACGCCTTAGTAAGCCGCAAATTCAGGAGCGAGTAGCAGCAGTCTTGGCCCTGGTGCACCTAGAGGGAATGCAAAAGCGCTATCCCCATGAACTGTCTGGGGGACAGCAGCAGCGAGTGGCCTTAGCCCGGGCGATCGCCCCCCAGCCAGCCGTGATTCTCCTCGATGAACCCCTGAGTAATCTTGATGCCCAGGTGCGGCTACAACTGCGGGAGGAATTGCGCCGGATCCTCAAGGGAACTGGGACGACGGCCATTTTTGTTACCCACGATCGGGAAGAGGCTCTGAGTCTGGCGGATCGCTTGGCGGTGATGCGCCAGGGCAAAATTGAGCAGGTGGGTACCCCTGAAGACATCTATCGCTGCCCTGCCTCACGATTTGTGGCCGGGTTTATTACCCAAGCCAACTTTTTGCCTGCCTATGCCGAAGGGGCTCAGGTGCGCACCGATGTTGGCACGTTTCCTCTTTTGGCAGCTTTGGCGAAGGGGGAAGGGGAAGTGATGATTCGCGAAGAAGATCTCCAGCTACAGCCAGACCCTGAAGCCAGTAGTTGCTTTGTGATTCGCGATCGCCAGTTTCTCGGTCGCGAGTATCGCTACTGTATTCAACTGCCCTCCGGCCAAGAACTCCATGCCCGCCAGCCCCTTGCTGTGGATATTCCCATTGGTACTGCTGTGAACGTGGCGGCTGAAGCGGTGCGCTTTTTCCCGAAGGAAAACTAA